Below is a window of Defluviimonas sp. SAOS-178_SWC DNA.
CTCCGGCACGAGGGATATATTCGGAGGGGCCTTCGCTGCCCGGGATGTATCGCGGACAATTGGGGAAGATCGCCCGCGCCCTCACGCGGATCAGAAGCTGGGCTCCGACAAACCGTCGCATCTCCGGATCGTCACGCGACACGGTCGCGGTTCCGTTCACGCGCAGTCGGCGCGGATTTTCGCCCATCGCGATGAAGAGCAGACCGACATTCGGATTGGCCCGGATGTTGCCGAGGCTCTTGAACATGCCGTTCCCGTCGAAGTCGGGAAAGACAAGTTCGTCCGGGCCGGTGACGCGAACGAAACCGGGCGCACCGCCCTTGAACGAACAGTCTGGCCGGCCTTCGGGATCGGCGGTCGCAAGGAAGAAGAATTCCGCGCCTTCGATAAAGGCGCGGTCATCCTCGCGAAACGCCTGACGGAGTATCACCTTTTCCATGCAGTCGGCGAGCCTGCGCGTATCGAACTGATCCTGCAGGCTCCGATTGCCGTCGTGGTAGAGCAGGCTTGTCATGACCCGGTGCTCCATATGGCTTGTGCATCATACCACGCTCCGGCCGCTCAACGAGGGCAAAAGAAGAGGCTTTGGGGGATGAATCGTTTGCCCCCGCGGTCAAGAGGAGGCGCCGACAGTCGCGCACCGGCCATCGGCAGGGCTCAGCCGAAGCGCACGCCCTTCGTCTGCGCCCTCAGCCTCGGGTCATGCGATGTCACCAGCACCGGCCGACCCGACAGCGCCTCGTCGCAGCGGTCCAGCGTTTCGCGTTCGAGCCGGTCCATCGCCTCGGCGGTGTAGAAGGTCAGGTGCGGCAGCATCAGGACGTTCGGCAGCCCGAAAAGCGGGCTCATCACGTGGCCGGACCGGCCGAGGGGTTCGGCGGAGAAGACGTCGAGGCCGGCGCCGGCGATGCGGCCCTCGGTCAGGGCGGCGACCAGCGCGGCCTCGTCCACCAGCGCGCCGCGCGAGGTGTTGATGAGGATCGCGGCCGGCTTCATCGCGGCCAGTTCGGCCGCGCCGATGATGTGGCGGGTCGTGTCGTTCAGCGTGCAGTGGAGCGAGACGATATCCGCCTCGGCCAGAAGCGTCGGCAGGTCCGCCTTTTCCACCCCGAGTGCCGCCATCTCCCCGGCGCTCACCCCCGGATCGCAGGCGATCACCCGGGCGCGGAACCCCTGCCCCGCCATCCGCGCGAAGCTGCGGCCGATCTTGCCAAGGCCGACGATCCCCACCGTCTTGCCGGCGATGTCGGCGCCGAGCCAGCGCGGCTCGGGCCAGGCCCAGCCTTCCGCCTGCATCTGCCGGTCCAAAGGCACGATCCGCTTCAGAAGCCCGATCATCAGGGCGAAGGCCCCCTCGGCCACCGTCTCCTCGGCATATTCGGGGATGTTGACGACCGGAATGCCCTTCGCCATCGCCGCCGGAATGTCGATCGCGTCGATGCCGACGCCGTATTTGACGATGGCTTTCAGCCGCGTCGCGGCACCGATCACCCGCGCCGTCACCGGCGTGTAGCACATGAGAAGGAGGTCGGCATCGGCCACCTCCCCCGCCAGCGCCGCCTCGTCCACCCCGTCGGGAAGGAGGACGAGTGCGCCCCTCTTCCTCAGTTCGGCATCGAGGCGGGGCGTCTGGAGTTCCCGGTCGGTTCGGACGATCTTCATGGGCGCATTCCGTGCTAGGATCGCCGCGAGACTGCCCGAAGGGAGGCCGGGATGAAAGAGATCGCCTATTCCGTGCGCGTCACCGGACGGGTGCAGGGCGTCGCCTACCGGGCCTGGGCGCGCGCCGAAGGAATGCGCCTGGGGCTGAGGGGCTGGGTCGGGAACCGCGACGACGGTTCGGTCGAGGCGCTGATCGCCGGGCCGGAACCGCAGGTCGAGGCGATGATCACCGCGATGGGCGAAGGTCCGGGGGCGGCGCGCGTGACCGATGTCTGGACCGAGCCGGCAGAGCCCGGAGAGGTGCCCGCCGGGTTCACGATCCGCCGCTGATCCCGACCAGAGCGGGCGCCGGGTCTTGACGTCTTGCCGCGCGGGGCCGATCTATGCGCCAGCAGATGCGGAGCGGCCCCAGATGAAACTCTCGATCCCCGACATGACCTGCGGCCATTGCAAGGCCGTGGTCGAACGCACGATCATCGACCTCGACAGCAAGGCCGATGTCGTCGTCAATATCGCCGCCCATACCGCCGAGGTCGCCACCACGGCCGCGCCTGAGGCGATCCTGACGGCGCTCAGGGCCGAGGGCTATCCCGCCACGCGGATCGACTGATCCGGCGTGAGCCGACGGAATTGCATTGCGGCGCCGTTCCATGCATACTCCGCGCGAAATCGTGACGCCGGATCCAGCCGGCGCGTGATCGGGCGACGAGGACGACGGGTGAGAACCGCTTTTCTTGCAGCAATGCTGAGTGTCTTTTTCCCGCTCGCGGGCGCTGCCGGACCGATCGATTCCGCCTGCATCCAGTCCAACCGGGCGGCGAACCCGCT
It encodes the following:
- a CDS encoding C-terminal binding protein: MKIVRTDRELQTPRLDAELRKRGALVLLPDGVDEAALAGEVADADLLLMCYTPVTARVIGAATRLKAIVKYGVGIDAIDIPAAMAKGIPVVNIPEYAEETVAEGAFALMIGLLKRIVPLDRQMQAEGWAWPEPRWLGADIAGKTVGIVGLGKIGRSFARMAGQGFRARVIACDPGVSAGEMAALGVEKADLPTLLAEADIVSLHCTLNDTTRHIIGAAELAAMKPAAILINTSRGALVDEAALVAALTEGRIAGAGLDVFSAEPLGRSGHVMSPLFGLPNVLMLPHLTFYTAEAMDRLERETLDRCDEALSGRPVLVTSHDPRLRAQTKGVRFG
- a CDS encoding heavy-metal-associated domain-containing protein is translated as MKLSIPDMTCGHCKAVVERTIIDLDSKADVVVNIAAHTAEVATTAAPEAILTALRAEGYPATRID
- a CDS encoding pyridoxamine 5'-phosphate oxidase family protein yields the protein MTSLLYHDGNRSLQDQFDTRRLADCMEKVILRQAFREDDRAFIEGAEFFFLATADPEGRPDCSFKGGAPGFVRVTGPDELVFPDFDGNGMFKSLGNIRANPNVGLLFIAMGENPRRLRVNGTATVSRDDPEMRRFVGAQLLIRVRARAIFPNCPRYIPGSEGPSEYIPRAGEAPVEPAWKGYEEFRDAVPPRASSPGSGNDKDQS
- a CDS encoding acylphosphatase — translated: MKEIAYSVRVTGRVQGVAYRAWARAEGMRLGLRGWVGNRDDGSVEALIAGPEPQVEAMITAMGEGPGAARVTDVWTEPAEPGEVPAGFTIRR